In the genome of Salvia miltiorrhiza cultivar Shanhuang (shh) unplaced genomic scaffold, IMPLAD_Smil_shh original_scaffold_371, whole genome shotgun sequence, one region contains:
- the LOC131004301 gene encoding uncharacterized protein LOC131004301 has translation MSGESSKPITHVLFCGPHFPASHNYTMEYLRSYPFIKVDAVPIKEIPGVIGNYDICVVKSMRLNLDIIARANKMKLIMQFGVGLEGVDIDAATKHGIKVARIPSDNTGNASSCAEMAIYLMLGLLRKQHEMQVSIKEKRLGDPAGDTLIGKTVFILGYGNIGIHLAKRLRPFGVKIIATKRSWKSLSEKSCNENGVHDEVVDEKGTHQDILKFASLADIVVCCLAMNKETAGIVDDTFISSMRKVCDILYIIFVASKVVCLRDRYHVRVQLMINIARGGLVIMRLCFNHLKSGHLGGLGTDVAWVEPFDPDDAILKFPNVIMTPHVAGVTEYSYRSMAKVVGDVALQLHSGASMTGLEFVN, from the exons ATGAGTGGTGAGAGTAGCAAGCCGATTACTCATGTTCTTTTCTGTGGGCCTCATTTTCCTGCTTCCCATAACTATACAATGGAGTATCTGCGAAGCTATCCATTCATAAAG GTTGATGCCGTTCCCATTAAAGAGATCCCAGGTGTTATTGGGAATTATGATATTTGTGTTGTAAAAAGTATGAGGCTAAACTTGGACATCATTGCTAGAGCAAACAAAATGAAGCTTATTATGCAGTTTGGAGTTGGGTTGGAAG GTGTGGACATAGATGCTGCTACAAAACATGGAATTAAGGTTGCAAGGATCCCAAGTGATAACACTGGAAACGCCTCTTCATGTGCTGAAATGGCAATTTATCTGATGTTGGGCCTCCTTCGTAAGCAA CATGAAATGCAGGTTTCCATTAAGGAGAAAAGGCTTGGAGATCCAGCTGGTGACACGTTGATAGGGAAAACG GTATTCATTTTGGGATACGGAAACATTGGGATCCACTTAGCAAAGCGGTTGAGACCCTTTGGCGTGAAGATAATTGCAACGAAAAGGAGTTGGAAGTCTCTTTCCGAGAAGTCGTGCAATGAAAATGGTGTCCACGATGAAGTTGTGGATGAGAAGGGCACCCATCAAGACATCCTTAAGTTTGCAAGCCTCGCTGATATAGTAGTATGTTGCTTGGCGATGAATAAGGAAACG GCTGGCATTGTAGACGATACTTTCATATCTTCGATGAGAAAGGTTTGTGATATTCTTTATATCATTTTTGTGGCTTCAAAAGTAGTTTGTCTGAGAGATCGATATCATGTTAGGGTGCAACTCATGATTAATATAGCGCGTGGAGGGCTGGTGATTATGAGGCTGTGCTTCAATCATCTCAAATCTGGTCACTTGGGAGGGCTAGGGACGGATGTTGCTTGGGTCGAGCCGTTTGATCCTGATGATGCCATTCTAAAGTTTCCGAATGTGATCATGACGCCTCATGTTGCTGGAGTCACTGAATACTCTTACAGATCCATGGCCAAG